The sequence AGCCCGAATTTCAACCACGTCTCCGGGCCGAACGATCTTGAAGAGTTCTTCCACATCCTTCTTCGCCATGCGGATGCATCCGTGGGAAGCGGCCTTTCCAATCGATTTCGGCGCGTTCGTGCCGTGGATCCCGTAGCCTTTCTGGCTAAGGCCAATCCAGCGAGTGCCGAGCGGGTTCAGCGGGCCGGGTTCCACGATCTTGCCCGGCGCGTAATAGGTCGGGTCCGTGATGCGGGTGACGATCTTGAAGCTTCCGCTGGGGCTGGGAGTAGCAGCCTTGCCGACCGCGACGGAGAAAACCTTCGTCACGGTGCCGTTCTCAATGAGCGCCAGTTTTCGGTCAGGAATGCTGATGACGATCTGCCGCGCGCTTTGGCTGGCCTGCTCTTGCCCGTATACCCTGGCTGCCGCCAGGATGAGCACCGCGAGAATCAGCCTCAGTTTGGTCTTGGTTTCCGAGTTTCCGTCGATCCGCCGCATCGCTTTCACTCCTTACGCCGAAGTGATAATGCAGCGGGACTTCCATCGCTAAGTTATTGATTCGATGGGTAGTAAATAGTCTTTGGACGTGTCTGAAGAGACGCTGTGTGTGCGGGGTGACACACGTCGAGAGGTCGGCGAGGCATTACTTTCTTTCTTCGATCTTCGTGGCCTGCCAGGCGATGACCTTCCACTCGCCCTTGATCTTTCGGAAGGTGCCCGTGTTGCGATAGTTGGCAGTAATTGGCTTCCCGTCCTGCTCGGTGTGGTGGATGAGTCTGAAGTTTACAACCGCGAAGTCGCCGTAGTCGTGGACAACGATGTCTTCAGCGTC is a genomic window of Terriglobales bacterium containing:
- a CDS encoding L,D-transpeptidase, producing MRRIDGNSETKTKLRLILAVLILAAARVYGQEQASQSARQIVISIPDRKLALIENGTVTKVFSVAVGKAATPSPSGSFKIVTRITDPTYYAPGKIVEPGPLNPLGTRWIGLSQKGYGIHGTNAPKSIGKAASHGCIRMAKKDVEELFKIVRPGDVVEIRAERDELISQVFGSTDEVIVASNETPNQAVESASLAGSH